A region from the Biomphalaria glabrata chromosome 14, xgBioGlab47.1, whole genome shotgun sequence genome encodes:
- the LOC106058332 gene encoding zinc finger C2HC domain-containing protein T03G11.3-like isoform X1 → MAPKNYFEILEISIGADENQIKKAYRTLAKKWHPDKNSNPGAKEKFQEIAAAYEYLSSKDRREILERDLQRSNTQSQEKQAQPASTFKQTASHPPESSSQSKTKKANAASWSETFTKNYRSQKTKPNAANEKSQTGSGENSNYNFKFTDFKAYRTPSPVSETENLFDDLFGDLRNPRGFSVSGGLTGSSRNTKKKKKPKPRHVAPERGSPTGLDEEYLFTPRHKNQDEYEEKLSCPWCNQAFTRGKLSQHEEKCGKFGLSADEESEDEADADLDYITTISKPIYSWKPVWQQQQDELRDQIRRDKSLYREHLASHDNKNEGLIKCPYCERQFNYTSASKHIPWCKEYVQKYGIPMSRRSSLEKDSQNKRISESELLYEAFGKKKTQDTGAVRERMKEYASNRLKPGLSREHRQEDFFVPGNSMPYMREQPDLFADFTEDEAFISGRDLDPKFSRSSFQHNRTFTAGAHQYGTSTPQYKMHTQGLYGKKL, encoded by the exons ATGGCTCCTAAGAATtattttgagattttagaaataaGCATTGGAGCAGATGAAAACCAAATTAAAAAGGCATACAGGACTTTAGCTAAAAAGTGGCATCCTGATAAAAATAGTAATCCAGGAGCAAAGGAAAAATTTCAGGAGATTGCAGCTGCTTATGAATATTTGTCGAGTAAAGACAGGCGTGAGATACTTGAGAGAGATCTTCAGCGCTCAAATACTCAGTCACAGGAAAAACAAGCACAACCAGCAAGTACTTTCAAACAAACTGCATCACATCCACCAGAAAGCTCTTCACAGTCAAAAACCAAGAAAGCCAATGCTGCTTCTTGGTCTGAGACATTCACAAAGAATTATAGAAGTCAAAAGACCAAGCCAAATGCTGCCAATGAGAAATCACAAACTGGATCTGGTGAGAACAgcaattacaattttaaatttacagaCTTTAAAGCTTATAGGACACCAAGTCCAGTGTCAGAAACAGAAAACTTGTTTGATGATCTGTTTGGAGATTTACGAAATCCTAGAGGATTTTCAG TCTCTGGAGGTCTCACAGGCAGTTCAAGGAAcaccaagaagaaaaaaaagcctAAACCTAGGCATGTTGCACCTGAAAGAGGTTCACCAACAGGTTTAGATGAAGAATATTTGTTTACTCCAAGGCATAAGAATCAAg ATGAATATGAAGAAAAACTCTCTTGTCCATGGTGTAATCAGGCTTTTACCAGAGGAAAATTG AGTCAGCATGAAGAAAAGTGTGGAAAGTTTGGCCTGAGTGCAGATGAAGAATCTGAAGATGAAGCTGATGCAGACCTAGACTACATTACTACAATCAGTAAGCCTATATACTCCTGGAAACCAGTCTGGCAACAGCAGCAGGATGAATTGAGAGATCAAATAAGAAGGGACAAATCTCTTTACAGAGAGCACTTGGCTAGTCATGACAACAAAAATGAAG GTCTGATCAAATGTCCTTACTGTGAACGTCAATTCAATTACACGAGTGCCAGCAAACACATACCTTGGTGTAAAGAATACGTTCAGAAATATGGCATCCCCATGAGTAGAAGAAGCTCATTAGAGAAAGatagtcaaaataaaagaatCAGTGAAAGTGAGTTACTGTACGAAGcttttggcaagaaaaaaactcAAGACACTGGAGctgtgagagagagaatgaaagag tatGCCAGTAACAGACTTAAGCCTGGACTTAGTAGAG aGCATAGACAAGAAGATTTCTTTGTACCTGGTAACAGTATGCCCTATATGag agaaCAGCCAGATCTTTTTGCAGACTTTACAGAAGATGAAGCATTTATTTCAGGAAGGGATTTAGATCCTAAATTCAGCAGATCTTCATTTCAACACAACAGGACGTTTACAGCTGGTGCCCACCAATATGGCACCAGTACTCCACAATATAAAATGCACACACAAGGTTTATATGGGAAAAAGTTGTAG
- the LOC106058332 gene encoding zinc finger C2HC domain-containing protein T03G11.3-like isoform X2: protein MAPKNYFEILEISIGADENQIKKAYRTLAKKWHPDKNSNPGAKEKFQEIAAAYEYLSSKDRREILERDLQRSNTQSQEKQAQPASTFKQTASHPPESSSQSKTKKANAASWSETFTKNYRSQKTKPNAANEKSQTGSGENSNYNFKFTDFKAYRTPSPVSETENLFDDLFGDLRNPRGFSGSSRNTKKKKKPKPRHVAPERGSPTGLDEEYLFTPRHKNQDEYEEKLSCPWCNQAFTRGKLSQHEEKCGKFGLSADEESEDEADADLDYITTISKPIYSWKPVWQQQQDELRDQIRRDKSLYREHLASHDNKNEGLIKCPYCERQFNYTSASKHIPWCKEYVQKYGIPMSRRSSLEKDSQNKRISESELLYEAFGKKKTQDTGAVRERMKEYASNRLKPGLSREHRQEDFFVPGNSMPYMREQPDLFADFTEDEAFISGRDLDPKFSRSSFQHNRTFTAGAHQYGTSTPQYKMHTQGLYGKKL, encoded by the exons ATGGCTCCTAAGAATtattttgagattttagaaataaGCATTGGAGCAGATGAAAACCAAATTAAAAAGGCATACAGGACTTTAGCTAAAAAGTGGCATCCTGATAAAAATAGTAATCCAGGAGCAAAGGAAAAATTTCAGGAGATTGCAGCTGCTTATGAATATTTGTCGAGTAAAGACAGGCGTGAGATACTTGAGAGAGATCTTCAGCGCTCAAATACTCAGTCACAGGAAAAACAAGCACAACCAGCAAGTACTTTCAAACAAACTGCATCACATCCACCAGAAAGCTCTTCACAGTCAAAAACCAAGAAAGCCAATGCTGCTTCTTGGTCTGAGACATTCACAAAGAATTATAGAAGTCAAAAGACCAAGCCAAATGCTGCCAATGAGAAATCACAAACTGGATCTGGTGAGAACAgcaattacaattttaaatttacagaCTTTAAAGCTTATAGGACACCAAGTCCAGTGTCAGAAACAGAAAACTTGTTTGATGATCTGTTTGGAGATTTACGAAATCCTAGAGGATTTTCAG GCAGTTCAAGGAAcaccaagaagaaaaaaaagcctAAACCTAGGCATGTTGCACCTGAAAGAGGTTCACCAACAGGTTTAGATGAAGAATATTTGTTTACTCCAAGGCATAAGAATCAAg ATGAATATGAAGAAAAACTCTCTTGTCCATGGTGTAATCAGGCTTTTACCAGAGGAAAATTG AGTCAGCATGAAGAAAAGTGTGGAAAGTTTGGCCTGAGTGCAGATGAAGAATCTGAAGATGAAGCTGATGCAGACCTAGACTACATTACTACAATCAGTAAGCCTATATACTCCTGGAAACCAGTCTGGCAACAGCAGCAGGATGAATTGAGAGATCAAATAAGAAGGGACAAATCTCTTTACAGAGAGCACTTGGCTAGTCATGACAACAAAAATGAAG GTCTGATCAAATGTCCTTACTGTGAACGTCAATTCAATTACACGAGTGCCAGCAAACACATACCTTGGTGTAAAGAATACGTTCAGAAATATGGCATCCCCATGAGTAGAAGAAGCTCATTAGAGAAAGatagtcaaaataaaagaatCAGTGAAAGTGAGTTACTGTACGAAGcttttggcaagaaaaaaactcAAGACACTGGAGctgtgagagagagaatgaaagag tatGCCAGTAACAGACTTAAGCCTGGACTTAGTAGAG aGCATAGACAAGAAGATTTCTTTGTACCTGGTAACAGTATGCCCTATATGag agaaCAGCCAGATCTTTTTGCAGACTTTACAGAAGATGAAGCATTTATTTCAGGAAGGGATTTAGATCCTAAATTCAGCAGATCTTCATTTCAACACAACAGGACGTTTACAGCTGGTGCCCACCAATATGGCACCAGTACTCCACAATATAAAATGCACACACAAGGTTTATATGGGAAAAAGTTGTAG
- the LOC106058333 gene encoding adhesion G-protein coupled receptor D1-like, which produces MPWHNDSDLANYGFLMQTQVYLLPPTIEYILVRITLVGIGLSVVGSLLSVFLVCYVPIRSDALFSVCNMCIALIGAQLAFAGAENVFPEKIMCKVSTASLHYLFLAVHTWSLAFSIHMLLKLFRFLHGKRTKRRFILASVGWVGPIIVVATTAVVAGDGYGDERLCWLSVDNGSVWAFVGPVCFICSVNLLVLFLVLLVQYRHDSKKALPPITRLGNLLTTIITQLPVTNVTWLFGVVPAKFVAFQYLFVMLNASQGMIIFTCHMMCSSQIRNLLKTRFHGVPPPDGAKNEELTKSDSTGNTQSLEMDIVGAEGLRAIAMSKKRDS; this is translated from the exons CCGTGGCATAATGACTCTGACTTGGCTAACTATGGATTCTTGATGCAAACACAAGTCTATTTG CTTCCTCCAACAATTGAATACATCCTTGTGAGAATAACACTGGTTGGCATTGGGTTGTCTGTGGTGGGCTCGTTACTGTCTGTGTTTCTAGTTTGCTATGTCCC TATTCGAAGTGATGCCTTATTTTCTGTTTGCAACATGTGCATCGCCCTTATTGGCGCCCAGCTAGCGTTTGCAGGGGCGGAGAATGTTTTTCCCGAGAAG ATTATGTGCAAGGTTTCTACGGCGTCCCTTCACTATTTGTTTCTGGCAGTGCACACTTGGTCTCTGGCATTTTCAATACACATGCTTCTCAAG CTGTTCAGATTCCTTCACGGCAAAAGGACCAAGAGGAGGTTTATACTGGCCAGCGTTGGCTGGGTGGGGCCAATCATTGTGGTGGCTACCACTGCAGTCGTGGCTGGTGACGGCTATGGAGATGAAAGACT ATGTTGGCTGAGTGTGGATAATGGATCAGTGTGGGCTTTTGTCGGACctgtttgtttcatttgttcG GTCAACTTgctggttttgtttttagtctTATTGGTACAGTACAGACATGACAGTAAAAAAGCGTTGCCTCCCATTACAAGGCTTGG gaATCTATTAACAACCATCATAACACAGCTTCCAGTCACCAATGTCACCTGGCTATTCGGTGTGGTTCCAGCAAAATTCGTTGCTTTTCAATATTTGTTTGTCATGCTAAATGCTTCACAG ggcATGATTATTTTCACATGTCACATGATGTGCAGTAGCCAGATAAGAAATCTCCTGAAGACACGTTTCCATGGAGTTCCGCCACCAGATGGAGCCAAAAATGAAGAGCTTACCAAGAGTGATTCCACTGGCAACACACAGTCACTTGAAATGGATATAGTGGGGGCAGAGGGGCTACGGGCTATTGCTATGTCCAAGAAGAGAGATTCATAA